The following proteins are co-located in the Chryseobacterium daecheongense genome:
- a CDS encoding cysteine desulfurase produces MFDIQEIRSQFPILDQEVNGKPLVYLDNAATSQKPNSVLEVWNQYYTEINANVHRGIHTLSQLATEEMELSRRKIQKFINAKHDFEVIFTKGTTEGLNLIAYILTGKLKKDDEIIISYLEHHSNIVPWQLLCERTGAKLRVIPIDNNGILQLDYLDQYLSEKTKVVAVNQVSNALGVVNPIEEIISRTRRNSDAYIVIDGAQSAPHFRIDVQAMDCDFFVFSGHKMYAPMGTGILYGKEHILDSLPPFHGGGEMIATCSFDGTTYAGLPFKYEAGTPNVGGNIALGAAVDFIEKVGHENLQRHENALLEYAQRQLLEIEGLKVYGEKARRTGVVSFNLEGVGISSDVGMILDKMGVAVRTGHHCTQPIMDFFNIAGTVRASFAVYNTFQEIDLLVEGVKKAKRMLS; encoded by the coding sequence ATGTTTGACATTCAAGAAATAAGAAGTCAGTTTCCTATATTAGATCAGGAGGTCAACGGTAAGCCTCTGGTTTATCTGGATAATGCAGCGACATCACAAAAACCAAACTCCGTTTTAGAGGTTTGGAACCAATACTATACAGAAATTAATGCAAATGTTCACAGAGGGATTCATACTTTAAGTCAGCTTGCTACTGAAGAAATGGAGCTTTCGCGAAGAAAGATACAGAAATTTATTAATGCAAAGCATGATTTTGAGGTGATCTTTACAAAGGGAACAACGGAAGGGTTAAACCTCATCGCTTATATTCTTACCGGAAAGCTGAAAAAAGATGATGAGATCATTATTTCATATTTAGAACATCATTCTAATATTGTTCCATGGCAGTTGCTATGTGAAAGAACAGGTGCAAAGCTTCGTGTGATTCCGATTGATAACAATGGTATTTTACAGCTTGATTATTTGGATCAGTATCTAAGCGAGAAAACTAAAGTTGTTGCCGTAAACCAGGTTTCAAATGCATTGGGGGTTGTAAATCCTATTGAGGAGATTATCTCAAGGACCAGAAGGAATTCCGATGCTTATATCGTTATTGATGGTGCGCAGTCTGCTCCTCATTTCAGAATTGATGTGCAGGCAATGGATTGTGATTTCTTTGTATTTTCGGGGCATAAAATGTACGCTCCAATGGGAACCGGAATCCTGTATGGGAAAGAACATATTTTAGATTCTTTGCCACCGTTTCATGGAGGAGGGGAAATGATTGCCACATGCTCATTCGATGGAACGACCTATGCCGGATTGCCATTTAAGTATGAAGCAGGAACGCCAAATGTCGGAGGTAATATAGCATTAGGAGCGGCAGTAGATTTTATCGAAAAAGTAGGACACGAAAATCTTCAGAGACATGAGAATGCTTTGTTGGAATATGCTCAAAGACAGCTTTTAGAGATTGAAGGTCTTAAAGTCTATGGAGAAAAGGCCAGAAGAACGGGCGTTGTTTCCTTTAATTTAGAAGGCGTAGGAATATCTTCCGATGTAGGAATGATTCTGGATAAGATGGGTGTAGCTGTAAGGACAGGGCATCACTGCACGCAACCTATAATGGATTTCTTTAATATTGCAGGAACTGTAAGAGCAAGTTTTGCAGTATACAATACTTTTCAGGAAATTGATCTTCTTGTAGAAGGAGTAAAAAAGGCCAAAAGAATGTTAAGTTAA
- the hemC gene encoding hydroxymethylbilane synthase translates to MKSIRIGTRNSALALWQAREVARYLQNNNYTTEIMPILSSGDKNLNQPLYALGITGVFTRDLDTALLNDEIDIAVHSLKDVPTKLPQHTELIAYLERDYPQDVLIRKESAKNKEFHELKLATSSLRRRAFWLKYYPEATFSDIRGNIQTRLQKLEEQDFDATILSLAGIKRMKMDIDYEMLPLMIPAPSQGVIAVAGHSDKKEINEIVRQINHKPTQICVEIERNFLSTLEGGCTAPIGAFAEIFDDQIRFKAALCSLDGKNCIATDENFTYNESENFGEKYAKIVLENGGKELMAEIKSQI, encoded by the coding sequence ATGAAAAGCATTAGAATAGGAACAAGAAACTCAGCACTTGCTCTTTGGCAGGCGAGAGAGGTCGCAAGGTATCTGCAAAATAATAATTACACGACTGAGATCATGCCCATCCTTTCTTCGGGTGATAAAAATCTTAATCAACCTCTTTACGCTTTAGGGATTACAGGCGTTTTTACCAGAGATCTGGATACCGCATTATTAAATGATGAAATAGATATTGCTGTACACTCTCTGAAAGATGTCCCTACAAAACTTCCCCAACATACAGAACTTATCGCATATCTGGAAAGAGATTATCCGCAGGATGTTTTAATAAGAAAAGAATCAGCAAAAAATAAAGAGTTTCATGAACTTAAGTTAGCAACAAGCAGCTTGAGAAGAAGAGCGTTTTGGCTGAAATATTATCCGGAAGCAACTTTCTCCGATATTCGTGGAAATATACAGACACGCCTTCAAAAATTGGAAGAACAGGATTTTGATGCCACTATATTATCTTTAGCAGGCATCAAAAGAATGAAAATGGACATTGATTACGAGATGCTTCCTTTAATGATCCCAGCGCCTTCTCAGGGAGTTATCGCAGTTGCCGGACATTCGGATAAAAAAGAAATCAATGAAATAGTACGTCAGATTAATCATAAACCCACACAAATCTGCGTTGAGATTGAAAGAAATTTCCTTAGTACCCTTGAAGGAGGATGTACTGCACCCATCGGAGCCTTTGCTGAAATATTTGATGACCAGATCCGCTTTAAAGCAGCACTTTGCTCACTGGACGGAAAAAACTGCATCGCAACGGACGAAAATTTCACATATAATGAGAGTGAAAATTTCGGAGAAAAATATGCAAAAATAGTACTCGAAAACGGAGGCAAGGAATTAATGGCCGAAATAAAGAGCCAGATATAA
- a CDS encoding T9SS type A sorting domain-containing protein, which translates to MKKYLLSFILVCGIYNAQVFSENFDGNVLPSGWTTNNPDTSFNWDVGSENGFATFPSGAAFFDDDNAGPSSINSNARLVSPVINLSAVQNPKLSFKYANMIYDDDSTLKVEVFNGTSWVQVFTFSGDAGQWDLDFNTFLYVVTTYEQATDIDLTPYANANFQMRFVYDDAGDYSYGVVVDDVAITSGALGTSEVSFADKMQVYPNPVKDFVHIQSGNLRFDSKITVLDLAGRQVKSFTGLADGYNLSDLPKGSYLILIDNKKEIISKKIIKE; encoded by the coding sequence ATGAAAAAATATTTACTTTCTTTTATTTTGGTGTGTGGAATATACAATGCCCAAGTGTTCTCTGAAAATTTTGATGGAAATGTTTTACCATCCGGATGGACGACAAATAATCCCGATACTTCTTTTAATTGGGACGTAGGATCTGAAAATGGCTTCGCTACATTTCCCTCAGGTGCAGCTTTTTTTGATGATGATAATGCAGGACCCTCAAGCATAAACTCCAATGCCAGGCTTGTGTCTCCTGTTATTAACCTATCGGCGGTTCAGAACCCTAAACTCTCATTTAAGTATGCTAACATGATTTATGATGATGATTCAACGTTAAAAGTCGAGGTTTTTAACGGGACATCATGGGTACAGGTATTTACTTTTTCGGGGGATGCTGGTCAGTGGGATCTTGATTTTAATACATTTTTATATGTTGTTACAACCTATGAGCAAGCTACGGATATTGATCTTACGCCTTATGCCAATGCTAATTTTCAAATGAGATTTGTATATGACGATGCAGGGGATTATTCTTACGGTGTTGTCGTAGATGATGTTGCCATTACTTCCGGAGCATTAGGTACTTCTGAGGTTTCATTTGCAGATAAGATGCAGGTATACCCTAATCCTGTGAAAGATTTTGTACATATTCAGTCTGGAAACTTAAGATTTGACTCTAAAATCACCGTGCTGGATTTAGCAGGCCGACAAGTTAAGAGCTTTACAGGATTGGCGGACGGATATAATCTTTCTGACTTGCCGAAAGGCAGCTATCTGATTCTGATAGATAATAAAAAGGAAATTATCAGTAAGAAAATTATAAAAGAATAA
- a CDS encoding rod shape-determining protein MreD: MISRTLFTDILIMIFLVALQIFVLNRITLFGKYTPVLYPVFVMFYPFFRNKFQFLALSFLIGLSIDAFLYSWGINALATTLIAYFRTLIFRTSTDTSTDFFSFQSLQWGQFLLFLFSSIFLHQLLVQYIEFFKFSRFFEILFNVLVTSVISFIFIVVYALIFKIKQKV, encoded by the coding sequence ATGATTAGCAGAACACTTTTTACGGATATATTAATCATGATCTTTCTTGTTGCATTACAGATTTTTGTATTGAACAGGATCACTTTGTTCGGGAAGTATACTCCCGTGCTATATCCTGTATTTGTCATGTTTTATCCTTTTTTCAGAAATAAATTTCAATTTTTGGCATTGAGTTTTTTAATAGGACTTTCTATTGATGCCTTCTTATATTCATGGGGAATTAATGCACTGGCTACGACACTTATTGCGTATTTCAGAACATTGATCTTCAGGACGTCCACTGATACGTCCACCGACTTCTTTTCTTTTCAATCTCTGCAATGGGGGCAGTTCTTACTTTTTCTATTTTCAAGTATTTTCCTGCACCAGCTTTTAGTACAGTATATTGAGTTCTTTAAGTTCAGCAGATTTTTTGAAATATTGTTTAATGTGTTGGTAACAAGTGTAATTTCCTTTATATTTATAGTTGTTTACGCATTAATCTTTAAAATCAAACAAAAAGTTTGA
- a CDS encoding 50S ribosomal protein L25/general stress protein Ctc — protein sequence MKSITIQGTKRESVGKKSTKALRDAELVPCVVYGGTEPLNFSAEEKSFKGLVYTPEAHTVSIEVDGQTIPAVLQDIQFHPITDKILHADFYQLSADKPVIMEVPVRVTGRSKGVVAGGVLRQSFRKLKVKAIPANLPDEIVIDITSLKIGNKLYVGAIKTEGYSFMHPDNAVVVAVKMSRNAMKGGAAAQDDEDEEEVVAEGAAPAAEETAAE from the coding sequence ATGAAATCTATTACAATTCAAGGTACAAAAAGAGAAAGCGTGGGCAAAAAGTCTACAAAAGCTTTACGTGATGCTGAATTAGTTCCTTGTGTTGTTTATGGAGGGACAGAACCATTGAACTTCTCTGCAGAAGAGAAATCTTTCAAAGGTTTAGTATATACTCCTGAAGCACACACGGTATCTATTGAAGTTGACGGACAAACAATTCCAGCAGTTCTTCAGGATATTCAGTTCCACCCAATTACAGACAAAATTCTTCATGCTGACTTCTATCAATTATCTGCTGATAAGCCGGTTATTATGGAAGTTCCGGTAAGAGTTACTGGTCGTTCTAAAGGTGTTGTTGCTGGGGGTGTTCTACGTCAGTCATTCAGAAAGCTAAAAGTAAAAGCGATCCCTGCAAACTTGCCGGATGAGATCGTTATTGATATTACTTCACTTAAGATTGGTAACAAACTATATGTTGGTGCTATCAAAACTGAAGGATATTCTTTCATGCACCCTGACAATGCAGTTGTTGTAGCTGTTAAGATGTCTAGAAATGCAATGAAGGGAGGTGCAGCAGCACAAGATGATGAGGATGAAGAAGAGGTTGTAGCTGAAGGAGCTGCTCCAGCAGCTGAGGAAACTGCAGCTGAATAA
- the mreC gene encoding rod shape-determining protein MreC, translating into MGFLLRLFSKNALFVFFIFLQIIALVLIFSKNAMQKSWIAGQSAALNSWVSGYIDEGVSYLKLKQINEDLVAQNKALMIELYGKDGAKKPIFRKVHDTLGGGQIYTFVDGEIVFNSINRRNNYFTINRGRRDGVFPQMGVMAPKGIAGIVINSTDSYALVQSVLSVNRIRINASLKKSGYFGTLTWNGDNSRVMHLADIPKYVALKIGDTIVTDGKSAIFPKGVMIGTVAGYSVDNKTGFWDISVELSEKMGSLNKVYVVKSLKKAEVQKIQDTLQAVIKKEND; encoded by the coding sequence ATGGGATTTTTGCTGAGATTATTTTCGAAGAACGCTCTTTTTGTCTTCTTTATTTTCTTGCAAATTATTGCTCTGGTCCTTATATTTTCTAAAAATGCCATGCAAAAATCCTGGATTGCTGGTCAGTCCGCAGCGTTAAATTCCTGGGTTTCCGGTTATATTGATGAAGGGGTTTCTTATTTGAAGCTTAAGCAAATCAATGAAGATCTTGTTGCTCAGAATAAAGCTTTAATGATTGAACTGTATGGAAAGGATGGTGCTAAAAAGCCGATCTTCAGAAAAGTTCACGATACTTTAGGAGGTGGCCAGATCTACACCTTTGTGGATGGCGAAATTGTTTTCAACAGTATTAACAGGAGAAATAATTATTTTACAATTAACCGTGGCCGCAGAGATGGGGTATTTCCTCAGATGGGAGTTATGGCTCCGAAGGGAATTGCAGGGATCGTTATAAATTCAACAGATAGTTATGCTTTGGTTCAGTCGGTTTTAAGTGTTAACCGTATCAGGATCAATGCTTCGTTAAAAAAATCTGGGTATTTTGGAACCTTAACATGGAACGGAGATAACTCTAGGGTAATGCATTTGGCAGATATCCCGAAATATGTAGCCCTGAAAATTGGAGATACGATTGTTACCGATGGAAAATCAGCGATTTTTCCTAAAGGGGTAATGATTGGTACTGTGGCAGGATACTCAGTAGATAACAAAACCGGTTTCTGGGATATTTCAGTAGAACTCAGTGAGAAAATGGGTTCCCTGAATAAAGTGTATGTGGTAAAAAGCCTGAAGAAAGCTGAGGTTCAAAAAATCCAGGATACATTACAGGCAGTAATAAAAAAGGAAAATGATTAG
- the hemE gene encoding uroporphyrinogen decarboxylase — MIKNDLYLKALRGETVERPPVWMMRQAGRYLPEFIALRDKYDFFTRCQTPELASEITVQPIRRYPLDAAILFSDILVVPQAMGIDFKMKESVGPWLDTPIRTMEQVQNVVVPDVNDTLGYVFDAIELTLLKLDNEIPLIGFAGSPWTILCYCVEGKGSKAFDIAKSFCFQQPEAAHLLLQKITDTTIAYLKRKVEKGVSAVQIFDSWGGMLSPDDYQEFSWQYINQIVEALSPLTHVVVFGKGCWFALEEMTMSKASALGVDWTIKPEFARTLTNHTMTLQGNFDPARLHSTPETIKKMVNEMIHRFGKDRYIANLGHGILPNIPLENAEAFIRAVVDWKP; from the coding sequence ATGATTAAGAACGACCTATATTTAAAAGCCCTTCGCGGAGAGACCGTAGAAAGACCTCCTGTGTGGATGATGAGACAGGCCGGAAGATACCTGCCGGAATTCATTGCATTAAGAGATAAATATGATTTCTTTACAAGATGTCAAACTCCTGAACTCGCTTCTGAAATTACCGTACAGCCGATCCGTAGATATCCGCTGGATGCTGCTATTTTGTTTTCTGACATTTTAGTAGTGCCACAAGCAATGGGAATCGACTTTAAAATGAAGGAATCAGTGGGCCCATGGCTAGACACTCCCATCAGAACAATGGAGCAGGTTCAGAATGTTGTGGTTCCCGATGTGAATGATACTTTAGGATACGTTTTTGATGCCATAGAATTAACCTTATTAAAATTAGATAACGAAATCCCGTTGATCGGTTTTGCAGGATCTCCATGGACTATCCTTTGCTATTGTGTGGAAGGAAAAGGAAGTAAAGCTTTTGATATTGCCAAATCATTCTGTTTTCAGCAACCGGAAGCAGCCCATTTGCTTCTTCAAAAAATTACAGATACTACCATTGCCTATTTAAAGAGAAAAGTAGAAAAAGGAGTATCAGCAGTGCAGATTTTCGATTCCTGGGGAGGAATGCTCTCTCCAGATGATTATCAGGAATTTTCATGGCAATACATCAATCAGATCGTGGAAGCTTTAAGCCCATTGACCCACGTGGTTGTATTTGGAAAAGGATGCTGGTTTGCCCTGGAAGAAATGACAATGTCCAAGGCCTCAGCTCTTGGAGTAGATTGGACAATAAAACCTGAGTTTGCAAGAACTTTAACCAATCATACAATGACCCTTCAAGGGAACTTTGATCCGGCCCGATTGCATTCAACCCCTGAAACCATAAAAAAGATGGTAAACGAGATGATTCATCGATTTGGAAAAGATCGCTATATTGCTAATTTAGGTCACGGAATTCTGCCAAACATTCCACTGGAGAACGCAGAAGCCTTTATCAGAGCTGTTGTAGACTGGAAACCTTAA
- a CDS encoding uroporphyrinogen-III synthase gives MKILFTKNIDPSVLSKELGDDIGVDCIEVIKTTPIRVKPFDLKNYSLIFTSANGVTSFFENQFRPNEDFTTKNYNKIYCVGEKTKRILRKYGFGTFKVLKNAEALSEFIIGHCPHEQFLHFCGNLAIDVLDNELPLQNIKYRKITVYNTEEINPLISEKYYGIVFFSPSGVRSFAKRNSLDHTKLFSIGETTSNEIKKYTREKIFTSEGNTLVSILEMIRRESKNNL, from the coding sequence ATGAAAATCTTATTTACCAAAAATATAGACCCCTCTGTTTTATCCAAAGAATTAGGAGATGACATTGGGGTTGATTGTATTGAGGTAATTAAAACAACTCCGATTCGTGTTAAACCATTCGATTTAAAAAATTACTCACTTATTTTCACAAGTGCCAACGGAGTGACTTCTTTTTTCGAAAATCAGTTCAGACCTAATGAGGATTTTACGACAAAAAATTACAACAAGATTTATTGCGTCGGGGAAAAAACAAAAAGAATCCTCCGAAAATATGGGTTTGGCACCTTTAAGGTTCTGAAAAATGCAGAAGCACTTTCAGAATTTATCATTGGGCATTGTCCACATGAACAATTCCTGCATTTTTGTGGAAACCTGGCCATTGATGTTCTGGACAATGAACTGCCATTACAAAATATCAAGTACAGAAAGATAACGGTTTATAATACCGAAGAGATCAATCCGTTAATATCTGAAAAATATTATGGCATAGTCTTTTTCAGTCCAAGTGGAGTTCGTAGTTTTGCAAAGCGAAATTCATTAGATCATACGAAACTGTTTTCTATTGGAGAAACAACCTCCAATGAAATAAAAAAGTATACCCGGGAAAAAATTTTCACTTCAGAAGGTAATACTCTGGTTTCCATTTTAGAAATGATCAGAAGAGAAAGTAAGAACAACCTGTAG
- a CDS encoding GNAT family acetyltransferase produces MKKLNKETMKAIYAGGEICLECAYGYYQVIIQGRCYCVPWE; encoded by the coding sequence ATGAAAAAATTAAACAAAGAAACAATGAAGGCTATATATGCCGGCGGCGAAATATGCCTGGAATGCGCCTACGGATATTACCAGGTTATTATACAAGGAAGATGTTACTGCGTTCCTTGGGAATAA
- a CDS encoding rod shape-determining protein has translation MSLFDMFTQEIAIDLGTANTLIIHNNKIVIDQPSIVAIERSTGRPIAVGEQAKHMQGKTHEDIKTIRPLKDGVIADFHASEHMIKEFIKKIPGIKGKFIQPALRIVICIPSGITEVEKRAVRDSAQKVNAKEVRLIYEPMAAAIGVGIDVQKPEGNMIIDIGGGTTEIAVVALGGIVCDKSVKIAGDVFTNDIAYFLRTHHNLYIGERTAERVKIEVGSAVEDLDVDIEDIPVQGRDLITGKPKEIMVGYKEIARALDKSIIRIEDAVMETLSLTPPELAADIYKTGIYLAGGGALLRGLADRLHKKTGLPVFVAEDPLRAVVRGTGIALKNMDKFNFLIK, from the coding sequence ATGAGTTTATTCGATATGTTTACGCAAGAAATTGCGATAGACTTGGGAACCGCTAACACACTTATCATCCATAATAATAAAATTGTTATAGACCAGCCCTCAATTGTTGCAATTGAGCGATCTACTGGAAGGCCGATAGCTGTTGGTGAACAGGCTAAACATATGCAGGGGAAAACCCATGAAGACATCAAAACAATTCGTCCTTTGAAAGATGGGGTTATTGCAGATTTTCATGCTTCTGAACATATGATCAAGGAGTTTATTAAAAAAATTCCTGGTATCAAAGGTAAATTCATTCAGCCTGCTTTAAGAATTGTAATCTGTATCCCTTCCGGAATTACGGAAGTGGAAAAAAGAGCGGTAAGAGACTCTGCACAAAAAGTAAATGCTAAGGAGGTAAGACTGATTTATGAACCAATGGCGGCTGCAATAGGAGTAGGAATTGATGTTCAAAAACCGGAAGGTAATATGATCATTGATATAGGTGGAGGGACAACTGAAATTGCAGTAGTTGCTTTAGGAGGTATTGTTTGTGACAAGTCTGTGAAAATTGCAGGGGATGTATTCACGAATGATATCGCTTATTTTCTGAGAACACATCACAACCTTTATATTGGTGAAAGAACAGCCGAGAGAGTGAAAATTGAAGTAGGGTCTGCTGTTGAAGATCTGGATGTGGATATTGAAGATATTCCGGTACAAGGTAGAGACCTTATCACAGGTAAACCAAAAGAAATCATGGTTGGGTATAAAGAGATTGCCCGCGCATTGGATAAATCGATCATCAGAATTGAAGATGCCGTAATGGAAACTCTTTCTTTAACACCACCTGAACTGGCAGCTGATATTTATAAAACAGGTATTTATCTTGCAGGAGGAGGTGCATTGTTGAGAGGTCTTGCAGACAGATTACATAAGAAAACAGGTCTTCCTGTTTTTGTAGCTGAAGATCCGTTAAGAGCGGTTGTTCGCGGAACCGGGATTGCACTTAAGAATATGGATAAATTCAATTTCTTAATTAAATAA
- the hemA gene encoding glutamyl-tRNA reductase, with amino-acid sequence MLQNTHTNQTSNFAVLSISYEKADGETRGKFAFFDENIKNFVTRIHDENLGDAFVVSTCNRTEIYTTTSNYLLVAEEYCKTIGVNITDFLQFANILTKEEALTHLFRVAAGLESQIIGDFEIIGQIKKAYSRFKKERKNSNPYLERAINSAIQISKRIKNETGISNGAASVSYAAVHYILNNQKRITEKNILLLGVGEIGQNTVENLVKHVYQPKIKITNRTQEKAEKISQKYTIPHVDYADFDKELKNTDILIVATGAKHPIVNASHFPNGKETLVIDLSIPHNVEKNVTDNKNVTLIDVDELSKQIQETIQQREKEIPKAEQIIKEMSKDFIEWEKKRKLAPNIHHFKAVLKNMERNEMHQFYRKNKYINVDDMALSEKMIQKITSRFAKYIIDNPLKAEEISKLMHEILVEQPNNEFNEKH; translated from the coding sequence ATGTTACAAAACACTCATACAAATCAAACTTCAAATTTCGCCGTTCTTTCCATAAGCTACGAAAAGGCAGATGGAGAAACACGAGGGAAATTTGCGTTTTTTGATGAAAACATAAAAAATTTCGTTACCCGTATTCACGATGAAAATTTAGGGGATGCCTTTGTGGTTTCTACCTGCAACAGGACCGAAATATATACCACTACTTCCAACTATCTTTTGGTTGCTGAAGAATACTGTAAAACGATCGGGGTTAACATTACTGATTTCTTGCAGTTTGCCAATATCCTTACCAAGGAGGAGGCTTTAACTCATTTGTTCAGGGTTGCCGCAGGTCTTGAAAGCCAGATCATCGGGGATTTTGAGATTATCGGGCAGATCAAAAAAGCATACAGCCGTTTTAAAAAAGAAAGAAAGAACTCTAATCCTTATTTGGAAAGAGCGATCAACTCGGCGATCCAGATTTCAAAAAGAATTAAAAATGAAACCGGGATATCCAATGGGGCCGCTTCAGTTTCTTATGCCGCTGTTCATTACATTCTGAATAATCAAAAAAGGATTACCGAGAAAAATATTCTGCTTTTAGGAGTGGGTGAAATCGGACAAAATACGGTTGAGAATCTTGTAAAGCACGTTTATCAGCCTAAAATAAAAATCACCAACAGAACCCAGGAGAAAGCTGAAAAGATTTCTCAGAAATACACCATTCCTCACGTTGATTATGCAGACTTCGATAAAGAACTGAAAAATACAGACATTCTGATTGTGGCAACAGGGGCAAAACATCCTATTGTAAACGCTTCACATTTTCCAAACGGAAAAGAAACTTTGGTCATTGATCTTTCCATTCCCCACAATGTTGAAAAAAATGTTACGGATAATAAAAATGTAACCTTGATCGATGTGGATGAATTATCAAAACAAATTCAGGAAACAATCCAGCAAAGAGAAAAAGAAATTCCAAAAGCAGAACAGATCATCAAGGAAATGTCTAAAGACTTCATAGAGTGGGAGAAAAAAAGAAAACTCGCTCCCAACATTCATCATTTCAAAGCGGTCCTGAAAAATATGGAGCGTAATGAAATGCATCAGTTCTACAGAAAAAATAAATACATCAATGTAGACGATATGGCACTTTCTGAAAAGATGATTCAGAAAATTACCAGCCGTTTTGCAAAATACATCATAGATAACCCTTTAAAAGCCGAAGAAATTAGTAAATTAATGCACGAAATATTAGTTGAACAACCAAACAACGAATTCAATGAAAAGCATTAG